One segment of Apus apus isolate bApuApu2 chromosome 1, bApuApu2.pri.cur, whole genome shotgun sequence DNA contains the following:
- the CCDC122 gene encoding coiled-coil domain-containing protein 122, which yields MAKQNCPSLVEVVKRVAEQQHSQASEIEKSKTVLFQLQAKFQELEKEMDSIKLEMKMTEREIYLKDDAIEVTKYHCENLEAQIRALYSENLKLRHDAETVQEEFEMTLARNNEYREKIKAHKHLFWEMESKMPVMIELAEKKAAVKELKAKKEELMCDLQNPEGSVIKQVQEEIALLRGEITTLEEFISKKTDLLEEEKKKHAKLRKEIEVQNKRYDAILKRLHCQLNKLHSNKRQWHWNIQQLEKKAAELRKCLGQMELQSSM from the exons ATGGCCAAGCAAAATTGCCCATCACTAGTTGAGGTCGTAAAACGAGTTGCAGAGCAACAGCATTCGCAAGCGTCAGAgatagaaaaaagcaaaacagttctTTTCCAGTTGCAG gcAAAGTTTCAGGaactagaaaaagaaatggattCTATTAAGTTGGAAATGAAGATGACAGAAAGGGAAATATATCTGAAAGATGATGCCATAGAAGTGACAAAATATCACTGTGAAAATCTGGAGGCCCAAATCAGAGCTCTATATTCTGAAAATTTAAAGCTGAGACATGATGCAGAAACAGTACAAGAAGAGTTTGAGATGACACTTGCAAGAAATAATGAATATCgggaaaaaataaaggctcATAAACATCTCTTTTGGGAAATGGAAAGTAAAATGCCTGTAATGATTGAGCTTGCTGAGAAGAAAGCTGCTGTTAAAGAattaaaggcaaagaaagaggaGTTAATGTGTGATCTCCAGAATCCAGAAGGATCTGTTATAAAACAAGTGCAG GAGGAAATTGCACTTTTAAGAGGGGAAATCACAACACTGGAAGAGTTCATCAGTAAAAAAACAGATctgctggaagaagagaaaaaaaagcatgctaAGCTTAGAAAAGAAATTGAG GTACAGAATAAAAGATACGATGCTATTCTAAAACGTTTGCATTGCCAACTGAACAAACTCCATTCAAATAAAAGACAATGGCACTGGAACATCCAGCAGTTGGAGAAGAAGGCTGCGGAATTAAGGAAGTGTCTTGGGCAGATGGAGTTGCAAAGCAGCATGTAA